A window from Candidatus Methylomirabilota bacterium encodes these proteins:
- a CDS encoding VWA domain-containing protein, with amino-acid sequence MEKRILEFISDLRRAELRISTSEALDSLSAATEIGVETRETFKSALAATLVKEARDLPTFDRIFDLYFLDLEALGAGLKKALGPEDPKMRDLLDQLMAEDGLNLDEMTELMLQGEGAEMEMAIRGQGQGAGLERLMYFLQIGYFSRRIYDKFDWEAIERDLSRIMQMLEAQGLDPGQLARIRNYLDLRLEAFRRMIRQHVERELERRAFREGEKLTREVLTDKPLFALSPDEVAQMKAVVARLARKIKDALALRQRQEEKGRLDSRRTIRQSLQYGGVPMEVRYRRRHREKPKLVTLCDVSDSVRNASRFMLQLVWSLQECFSRVRSYVFVSEIAEVTQAFNTYPVDRAIEWALKGSPVDYHCRSDFGYAFNRFVRTELDTLDRKTTVLVLGDARNNYNDPQAWAIRLIRERVKGIIWLNPEGQWGWGIGDSVMPLYAPSCDIVKECRTVAQLVQVVDQLVHQWWRRGR; translated from the coding sequence ATGGAGAAGAGAATTCTGGAGTTCATCTCGGACCTGCGGCGGGCGGAGCTGCGCATCTCCACCAGCGAGGCGCTGGACTCCCTGTCCGCGGCCACCGAGATCGGCGTGGAGACGCGCGAGACCTTCAAGTCGGCGCTGGCCGCCACGCTCGTCAAGGAGGCGCGCGATCTTCCGACCTTCGACCGCATCTTCGACCTCTACTTCCTCGACCTCGAGGCCCTGGGGGCGGGCCTCAAGAAGGCGCTGGGGCCCGAGGATCCGAAGATGCGGGACCTCCTCGACCAGCTCATGGCGGAGGACGGCCTCAACCTGGACGAGATGACCGAGCTGATGCTCCAGGGCGAGGGCGCCGAGATGGAGATGGCGATCCGCGGCCAGGGGCAGGGGGCCGGGCTCGAGAGGCTGATGTACTTCCTCCAGATCGGCTACTTCTCGCGCCGGATCTACGACAAGTTCGACTGGGAGGCGATCGAGCGGGACCTCTCCCGCATCATGCAGATGCTGGAGGCCCAGGGGCTCGATCCTGGGCAGCTCGCGCGGATCCGCAACTACCTCGACCTCCGCCTCGAGGCCTTCCGGCGCATGATCCGCCAGCACGTGGAGCGCGAGCTCGAGCGCCGCGCCTTCCGCGAGGGCGAGAAGCTCACCCGCGAGGTCCTCACCGACAAGCCGCTCTTCGCGCTGTCGCCCGACGAGGTCGCGCAGATGAAGGCGGTGGTGGCGCGCCTCGCTCGCAAGATCAAGGACGCGCTCGCCCTGCGCCAGCGCCAGGAGGAGAAGGGGCGTCTGGACTCGCGCCGGACCATTCGACAGAGCTTGCAGTATGGGGGCGTGCCGATGGAGGTGCGCTACCGCCGGCGCCACCGCGAGAAGCCCAAGCTGGTCACCCTCTGCGACGTGTCGGATTCGGTGCGGAACGCCTCGCGCTTCATGCTCCAGCTCGTGTGGAGCCTGCAGGAGTGCTTCTCCCGCGTGCGGTCCTACGTCTTCGTGTCGGAGATCGCCGAGGTGACGCAGGCTTTCAATACCTATCCGGTGGACCGGGCCATCGAGTGGGCGCTCAAGGGCTCGCCGGTGGACTACCACTGCCGCTCCGACTTCGGCTACGCCTTCAATCGCTTCGTGCGGACCGAGCTGGACACCCTGGACCGCAAGACGACGGTGCTGGTCCTGGGCGACGCGCGCAACAACTACAACGACCCGCAGGCATGGGCCATCCGCCTCATCCGCGAGCGGGTCAAGGGCATCATCTGGCTGAACCCTGAGGGGCAATGGGGCTGGGGCATCGGCGACAGCGTGATGCCTCTCTACGCGCCCTCCTGCGACATCGTGAAGGAGTGCCGGACGGTGGCCCAGCTCGTCCAGGTGGTGGACCAGCTCGTCCACCAGTGGTGGCGCCGCGGCCGATAG
- a CDS encoding MoxR family ATPase translates to MFQSVEEVQQRFKRAGYIANRRISTVVFLAARMGRPVLVEGPAGVGKTELAKTLADIASRRLIRLQCYEGLDEGKALYEWKYAKQLLYTQLLRERIGELIADAPSLPDAVAKISGQDDAFFSHRFLSPRPLLQAIESPDPVVLLVDEIDKAEPEFEAFLLEVLSDFQVSVPELGTIKATNIPLVVLTSNNARELSDGLKRRCLHLFIDFPPPDEELSIIRLKVPEIPERLAQAVVGVVNKIRGLELRKAPSVSESLDWARSLVILNADALDRELVESTLTMLVKHEKDLERVRGALDKVLAEVPAQ, encoded by the coding sequence ATGTTTCAGTCGGTCGAGGAGGTCCAGCAGCGCTTCAAGCGCGCTGGCTACATCGCCAACCGCCGCATCTCCACCGTGGTCTTCCTCGCCGCGCGGATGGGACGTCCCGTCCTCGTCGAGGGGCCGGCCGGGGTCGGCAAGACCGAGCTGGCCAAGACGCTCGCCGACATCGCGAGCCGCCGGCTCATTCGTCTCCAGTGCTACGAAGGGCTGGACGAGGGCAAGGCGCTCTACGAGTGGAAGTACGCGAAGCAGCTGCTCTACACCCAGCTCCTCCGCGAGCGCATCGGCGAGCTGATCGCAGATGCGCCGTCCCTGCCGGATGCGGTCGCCAAGATCTCGGGGCAGGACGACGCGTTCTTCTCGCACCGCTTCCTCTCCCCGCGGCCGCTGCTCCAGGCCATCGAGTCGCCCGACCCGGTGGTGCTGCTCGTCGACGAGATCGACAAGGCGGAGCCGGAATTCGAGGCGTTCCTCCTCGAGGTCCTCTCCGACTTCCAGGTCTCGGTGCCGGAGCTCGGAACCATCAAGGCCACGAACATTCCCCTCGTCGTCCTCACCTCGAACAACGCGCGCGAGCTCTCGGACGGCCTCAAGCGGCGGTGTCTCCACCTCTTCATCGACTTCCCGCCGCCGGACGAGGAGCTGTCGATCATCCGCCTCAAGGTGCCGGAGATTCCCGAGCGCCTGGCCCAGGCGGTGGTGGGCGTGGTCAACAAGATCCGCGGCCTCGAGCTACGCAAGGCCCCCTCGGTGTCGGAGAGCCTGGACTGGGCGCGGTCACTGGTGATCCTCAATGCGGACGCGCTCGACCGCGAGCTCGTCGAGTCCACGCTCACCATGCTCGTGAAGCACGAGAAGGACCTCGAGCGGGTGCGCGGCGCCCTCGACAAGGTCCTCGCCGAAGTCCCCGCGCAGTAA
- a CDS encoding M48 family metalloprotease — MTPTADATRARRYHRLRFALGLLGLLLAIAYLTTLLWTGASVRFAAAAAAWTSRPWLQLILVLGAVALGWRLLTLPLTWLGGYWLPRRYGLLHQPFSRWLWDGAKAAAIGGALSLAGAELAYSLLRLTPWWWLLSAVAFFGVTVLLTLVAPVWLLPLFYRLVPLAEGPLRARLVALAARAGVPVLGVWVGDQSRKSRTANAAVTGLGRTRRIILFDTLLSEFTEDEVEAVLAHELAHHAHADMWRGLAAHGALTVATFWVADRLLTAGAARLGLAGPADLGGAPLVGLIVLGAGLVALPLTNGWSRRLERQADDFAVRVLGRPDAFIAAMERLARLNLAERSPHPLKETLLYSHPAIDRRIARARWLATRSAG; from the coding sequence ATGACGCCCACCGCCGACGCGACGCGCGCGCGCCGCTACCATCGTCTGCGCTTCGCCCTCGGCCTGCTCGGGCTGCTGCTCGCCATCGCATACCTCACCACGCTGCTCTGGACCGGGGCCTCCGTGCGGTTCGCCGCCGCGGCGGCGGCGTGGACGTCGAGGCCGTGGCTGCAACTGATCCTCGTGCTCGGCGCGGTCGCGCTCGGCTGGCGGCTCCTCACGCTGCCGCTCACGTGGCTCGGCGGCTACTGGCTGCCCCGTCGCTATGGCCTGCTCCATCAGCCGTTCTCGCGCTGGCTCTGGGACGGCGCCAAGGCCGCCGCGATCGGCGGCGCGCTGTCGCTGGCCGGGGCCGAGCTGGCCTACTCGCTCCTGCGGCTCACGCCCTGGTGGTGGCTGCTGAGCGCGGTGGCCTTCTTCGGCGTCACCGTGCTGCTCACGCTGGTGGCGCCGGTGTGGCTGCTGCCGCTCTTCTATCGCCTCGTGCCGCTCGCCGAGGGTCCGCTGCGCGCGCGCCTGGTCGCGCTCGCCGCGCGCGCCGGCGTACCGGTGCTCGGCGTCTGGGTGGGCGATCAGTCGCGGAAGAGCCGGACCGCCAACGCCGCGGTGACGGGGCTGGGGCGGACGCGGCGGATCATTCTTTTCGACACCCTGCTGAGCGAGTTCACCGAGGACGAGGTGGAGGCCGTGCTCGCCCACGAGCTGGCGCATCACGCCCACGCCGACATGTGGCGCGGGCTCGCGGCGCACGGCGCGCTGACCGTGGCGACGTTCTGGGTCGCTGACCGGCTCCTGACCGCCGGGGCGGCTCGGCTCGGGCTGGCAGGGCCGGCGGACCTGGGTGGCGCGCCGCTGGTCGGCCTCATCGTCCTGGGCGCCGGGCTCGTCGCGCTGCCTCTGACGAACGGGTGGTCACGACGGCTGGAGCGCCAGGCCGACGACTTCGCGGTGCGGGTGCTCGGCCGGCCGGACGCCTTCATCGCGGCCATGGAACGGCTGGCACGGCTGAATCTGGCCGAGCGGAGCCCCCATCCGCTGAAGGAGACGCTTCTCTACTCGCACCCCGCGATCGACCGCCGGATCGCCCGCGCCCGGTGGCTGGCCACGCGGTCGGCGGGCTGA